In Toxoplasma gondii ME49 chromosome V, whole genome shotgun sequence, the DNA window CAACAGAACGACATGGTAGATCTGTCTTCGGGAGGACCGTGTGCTGTCGTCCCCCCCTGTCCTCGCACTGGGCAGAGccaagaagcgagagaagaggaaacgcggcagACTTCGACTCGATCCGGAGGTGGCTCTGCGTCGGGCTCTAGCTCTCCGTGTGGATCCGCAAGGACTGACTGCGGGGGCGATGCAGGCGAGCAGCTTTCAAGCGGGAGGAGACTTCTGAAGTCACTCGACAGGGCGGAGGAAGCCGGGACTGGCGCAAgcacagaggcagaaaacCCTGCCTGTCGGGCGAGGAGCGAGGAAAGTCTGCAGAAAGCgttttcgccgtcttctggACCTGCAAGCTGGctggaaggagacgcagagtgTCGAGACACTGCACGCGCGGGGAGAGGCCAAGCGGTACACTCTGGGAGCACAGGCGCCACGAGGCACGACCAGCCGCAGGCAAGCGGAAAggtcgagggagaagaacaaggaggaaacgaatCGGTTGCTACgcaagacgagggagaagcgactTCTGAAAAAGAGAttgaaggcgaagcaggacGTGCAGCCGAAGAGGGGAACGACGCGCCGGAAGGCAACAAGCGAGAAACAGCGTCCCCATCGTCTccccgtgtctctctgcaagCGTACGAAGGCGTCTGGAGAGGCAACAACCAACACGACACTGTGTTGATTTGTTTTTCCGATgatggaggagagaacgccGCCGATGCATGCGACCACCCgattccttctctctcgtcctctgcggtttctctcgcttcctccggTCCTCAGTCTTCCAgttgttccttctcgtcgacTGCCTCGGACTCTGTCAACCACCTTCTCCCCCCGCTCTCGTCTTgcccctctttctcgccgtcttcttcctcgttgacggcttcgtctccgaccagtccttcttctctctcttctgaagCGTCGTCGGTCTCCCgagtctgcttctcttcattGGTGTGCTCATCTTCCACCCTCTCCGCTTCCCCTGCTGCCGAACCGTCGCGGTCGGCCTCTGCccctgcctctcctccctcatcctcatcttcttcctcctcttcttctccccggtctctctcttgttctctctcgtctgcgtcgtgGCTTTCTGCGGACTTGTCTCGGCGGGATGGGGAGACTCGCTGCGGCTTCGACTTGCAGCCGACACTCCCCGAGGAGGGCGTAGCCCACCGAACGCGACGGACGCgagcgtctctgtttccttcttcggatttcctctctgctgcagaaGATTTCCCGGCTCCCCActccgctctctcgtctgtggAGTGTGGCGGGCcgaagctggagaggagCGACGGCGTCGACTTCACCGTcgcaagaaaacgaggaaggacaagaggagagaagaagccaagGCGGGACCTTCGGAGCGACGGCGCAGACGGAACAGAACTTCTTTCTGAGTGGGACAACGTGATCTACAGATGTCGCGAAGCCGCTCTGGAACGTGAGAAACGCCGGGGGGCCTTCGGACCCGCccccctcgcctctcgccttttaCGGCAGCCTCCAGGAGCGTCGCTCCTGCCTCTCGTCGCCCTCTGGTCAACCTTAGACGAGCTCGGGAGGGAAGAGGTCAGAGCCAGACGCCCTGCACACTCACGCGCTGAAGGCGAGGAACGGAGTGGAGaccgagaaaacgcgaaggaaGCGTGTGGTGTGCACCTTGTAGAGGATGAGGACAGGGGGCAACCTGGAGAGCGCGACGCCCGCCGTCCTGCACAAATGCCAggaggacaagagagacgaaacgaagaaggagagggagaatggaaggggagaaaaggacgagcTGAAGatcagagagaaggaactcaGCGGCTGCGGCCAGAGAGGAATGCGTCGtttgcttcgcctcctcctctcgtGACAGAcagtgtgtgtctctcgagcGCGCGGCAGCACCATGTGGAAGAACGCAGCGAAatacgcgagagagaaattTGGAGCCACGCTGGTCAAAACAACCAACTTGGTTCAACTTGTGAGAACACGGAAGGCAttggagagagcgagacgaggacCCAGGTAGCCTCTGCGGGTTGGGTCCAGGGAACTGAAGGGAGGGAGGCGAGGCCAGACACGCCGAGCGCTTCAGCTCTTCTCGACTCCTCTTCTCAGTTGTCTCTGAATGAAgttccttcgtctgtctccgtgtcttcttctgtggagtttgattcctcttcttcggcttctccctctgtgaCCGTCGGTGTTCCTCTTGAGGGGAATGGAACGACACCAGCTGCGGACAGCCGctgcgaagacacagaagctcATCATGTTGATCTCTGTCACCCATCTCAGAGCCGTCAGAatgccgcttctctcgggCAGATTGCAGAAGTCACTGAACCCGAAGCTCCACCCCTTCTtgcaccttcttctctttcttcttctccttctctctcttctctgtcttttccttctctgtctcattcttcctctctgccactgcatgcgtccgctgtctcctctgttcctttGAGTGTCTCTGTGAACTGTGGCGAAgaaccttcttctccggagTCACCCTTGCCGGCCGCTCCTGGGGAAGCcggtggagacagggaagaggcGTATCGTCCAACAGTGTCCCCAGAGAGGGAGCAGGAGGCTGGAGAAGACGTGGGCAGCgccgaggcgagaaggagatcGGAAGCACAATTGTCCGTCCCGAtcgttcctctttcgcgGCCAATTCGCGAGACGAAGCAAGTTGAAGcgcagctgtctctcctccaccgtcttcttcttcgagtcgCTTCCTCACAGACTCTGTCGGGCATGCCTCCTCCTTCgttgtcgcctctgtcttccccgGCTCTCAGCCTCGAGCTTCCCGCTTGCAGAGtggcgaggaaagacaaggaaggaaagaggagaggcgggGCGCCCCGAAGGCCGAGGAAGCGCCTGAAGACAGACGCACCACCTGCTCGGGGGAGCTTGCaggacagcgaagaagcagcgaacaAAACGCGTCTCGAATGCGGAAGAGGGAAGCCAGGAGAttcggagagagaagacgcgcagagCGAGGCGAGGCGTGAGCGAGAAACACGGGGAGCGGACATGGAGCCAGttcgagagaaactggagagggCTGCTCTgggcaagagagaagcaaatcGAACGGTTGCGTTGGCAAGCATTCGATACATCCGCCAGCGCGTTGAAGATGCACTGGCCCGAGTGCGCTTGGTTTTCGAGATGAATACTGCGatgaaagaaacgaaaaccaaggaagacagaggtTGCGCAAAGCTGAGGGAAGGTGCAAACGAGGCACCGGAGGCGAACGAGGTGACTGCGgaacagagggaagacaTACAAATGCGAACACAAGGCGACCGGAGCCGCGAGGAAGGCTacgcaggagaagagcgagagacgggAGCAGATCCTTcgcaagaaggagaaatgCCTGGGGAAGAGCAGGGAGAATCTGCGAGGATGCAGAGGAAGGTGGAGCCCGTCGAAGGCAatgacgagagagagaacagcggaGACACCAGAGAGAGCGGAGTTGCGCGGAGACCAATATCAACGGATTCCTCGAAGGGAGAAAATAACGAACTGCCACAAACAAGGCGAAACTCCGGAAGTGACTCACCCGATGCGGGAGGAGCGCCCACGCTGCCCTTGTCGTCCGCGGAAATGGGGGTGTCGAGTTCCAACTcggattctctctcttctccttcttccgtttctgcttcgcttgcttcttcaTGTCCTTCGTCCTTGTCGCTGGCTGTAACTTGcccttcgtctgtctcctcgtctctgcatttTTCGCTGCCGCTTTCGGAGCCCACAACGTCGGCGGCAACAGGCGGCTGTGGGGCAACCCAGGAGAGGCCTGGGGAGAAAGCCACTCTGTCTCCATGTTCAGAGCagccgacggagacagctaCCAGATCCCTCGACAGGGAAGTTCGCCAGTTGTATCACCTCCTCACTGACGGGGCGAACCGACGGCTGGCGCGTCTGGCTCTGCTGCGCGAGGCGCTGGATGGCGTGTCGCTCTTCATCGAAGTAAGACGTCAATTCCCAGACGcaagtttctcttctttgcttttctaACGTGGTTTCCTCGTGCCCACACGAAAACGCGGAACGCATCCCAGCGCATGCGAAAGCCATCTAAAGGaccttcatatatatatatatatatgtatatatatatatgtatatatatatgtatatgtaggtGTCTGTTTACACATGTTAGCATAGGTGCATAAAGATCTATTTATCTAcatgtgcagagagaggtagATACTCAGGTGTCCACGTGTTGGTTAGGTGTGTGCCTTCTTGTGCTTCTCTTGGCTTTCTCCGTTtacgttttcttttcgcgttttcaTTTCTGGGGTTCTTTCCCGGACCAGTCTcacgtttttctgcgtttctgtggcGGTGCTGCAGGATCTCCGCGCGGAGTTTCCGGACCTCTACCTCGACAGTatccgtcgctctctgtcgccgccGAAGGCCGGCCAGACCTTCTTCAGTCGCGAGTTGCAGTTCCTGGAGGAAAGCGGGGATCTATTtcgggaagcagagagacaagagaaggaagttgAGGATggcagcgaagagcgagaagagagcgaaacgaagggaaagaaagaaatggaggaaGACAAAGTAGTGGAAGGATGGAGGAGGTCGCCCAGACGCTTGCATGCGAAacggggaagcgaggagaagccgacgcacgagacgcaggcaggCGCCTCTTCCCCGTCGTATGATGCTTCATTGTCTTCCGACGCTTCATCTCGTCTAGGGTCGTCTTCTGcatcgttttctttttctgggggCTCTTCGAACCCCGTTCCTGTCCAAtcggtgtctctgccttctggcTGTCGAAtgccgtctccgtcttctccttcctgtgcGTCGTCTTCGAGGACTCCCGGGGAATTTCCGTTCCAGTCGCCACAGGACGTTTCCGATCTATTTTCGCCATCATCTTTCTCTTgctcggcctctctctctgagagACTAAAACGCTCTGTCGGCATGACGCCAGGCCCTGCCCTTTCTGCTTGGCTTCGGCGTACAtcttgttctcctctttcgtcctcttcctcgccgtcttcttcccctctctcctctccttgctctccctcgtcttcttcctcaccatccctgtcttcctcctcttcgtcctcgccctcgtctcccatttcttcctcttttcctggATTTGATGGCTCTCGTCTGACGTGGCGTGACTGGGCTGAAGATCCGTTGCACGGTCCGCGTTCGAGGACGGATTCGTGTCGCGTAGAAAGGATGATGGTGGCGTATCACTCGTCGTTGTTGGAAGCGACTCGCGAGTCTGCGTACCAGTTGCTGGCTTCTTCACTGGTTTCTCAGGAtccgtcttttctccgccaGGAGAGCCCTCCTGCGCGTCGgcctcgttctgtctcttcggcttcctcccggtctgtcttttcccctccttcgcgttttcctttcgctgtttccgcttctgcttccctccCTGCTTCGtatcctttctcttctcctgttccttccttctcgcctcgcgcCCTTTCTATGTCTCCTTCAGGCCCCGTGAGGCCTGTAAAGAGCGATCGGTGGTGGACGACGCTGCAGGTGCATGCTGAGAGCGGCGGAAAACGCCgggcagacagaggagctCTTCCCTATTTCTTCGACCCATTCTGTCCTCCCAGTCTCCTTTACTCCCTGCGGCGCTGGGATCCACCCGCGTATGCGGCTTCGCAGCCGTCTGtgcttccgcctctctcagAGGTCAGCGGCAGACCCGTCGTCCGtcccgcctcttcttcaacctcgagttcttcggcttctgctCCCGTGACGGCCTGCTGTGCTGACGAGGAGGCACAGACTGCTTCCCTgcgtctccatctctctcggTTCATCCCTCGAtggtgtctccactcttctcaCCAGAACCCTCTGGCCTGTGGCGAGCGCAGAGCCGGCATTGCCTCACGATCCTCGTCtcagcggcgagaagaaggaaagagcagaggacgaagtGAGTGTGTGCCGTCGGCCGCGTCGCCTGTCCCCTCTCTGTCAGCGggcgttccttcttcttccacggcttcctcttctcctgctgctggcggagacaaagagaagagcaaagaggcagacgaagtcGACTTGTACGAGGGCTGTGAACGCGTGAGAGGAGTGGCGTTCTGCAGAACGACCAAGTACTGGGTCTGCAGCAAGATGGAAAACGGGAAGCAAAAGTGCAGGTCAGTGGCTGTATGCAGGCAACCGTGccaagaggaaaacaaaTCCGTTTCCATTTCTAAAGCATCGAGGTCCCAGCTCGGCTGCCCGAGCGTCGAAGAGTGTGGGTTTCACGACTCGGAGATTTTGTGCTTGTTGAAGATATCTACTCACAAGTTCCGACGTCTCAAGCCGTTCTTGTCAAAACACAGTCCATCGTATCTCGAGACTGAAAGACGCAAGACAAACGGAAATCCGTAGAGCACTTCAGAGAGAGATGTACCGTATGGACCAACGATAGGAATAAACTCAAGATGTCTTACATATTCTGTTCTTTGTTTGATTTCACGTTTTATTAACCATTAGTGAAGGCGTTCGCCATGCTCCCCCACTGTGGTTCGTAATATTGGATTGGATCGAAACACTATGTGCCTCAACTGCTTGATCACGCTCTCGGCAGATGGGCCGTCTCCTTGGTTCTGTGTCGAACGCTTCATTCGCTTCCCGCGGAATGGTAACGTGTGTTTTGGTTCAGTATCGGAAATGTTTTTTTCGCTATTTGTGTGTGCCTCGAGTCGTCGTCTTTGCCGTCTGACGCCCTCCTTCACTCTCTGTTTCAGTCTTCCGCGTTTGCGTCTGGCCGCAGATACTTCAGCACAAAGCAGTTCGGCTTTGACGGCGCTCGACGGCACGCGATTCTTCAGCGCCATGAGTGGAAACGCGATGTGCGTCCCGAGCTCCTCGCTGCTCTGcaggcttcttcgcctgcctcttcttcgtgctcttcgtcgtcttcttcaggcgCTGGGTCGAGTTCTGCGTCGAAGGTGAAGGCGGACGGAAGGGCGGACGACGGAGGACGCgagcgcgaagagagagaagaggagggccAAGGGGGTGGATCTCcctcgaggagagaagaaagaagcgagcgaggagacactccggaggaaacagtgaagaagcggaggcgaggcgaagacgaagaagcggtgAGGAGGACTCGAGGAACTCGGGCGTCGCCTCGGTGGCAACACAGGGCTCcactgctttctctctcgccagaGCTGCCTCTCGGCAACGAAGGCCAGGGAGAGACTAAGCGCAGGACCCGCGCCGACGCGGCGACGGCTGAGAAAACCTGGAAGTCCCTCGAGGAAGAACCAGCAGACTGTCGGAGACGCCGATGtgcctctccgttctcgtcgCCCTCCCCTTCTCACTCTCGATCGCCCCCTCTCTCCACTGCCTCCAGTTTGTCTGGCTCCACCTCGGAAGCCGTGCTACGAGGAGACACTCAAGAAGACACTCAAGGAGATACCCacggagacactcgaggagacacgcaaggagacacgcaaggagacacacaagGAGACACGCAAGGAGACGCAAAGGCGGCAAGGGCCGGGAGTCTTGCCTCCTTGagttcgccttcctcttcgggATCTCTTGGGAGTTCTGCTTtgccttctgtttcgtcgaGTTTCCTGTCGAGTCGACAACTGCGTCTGACTCGGCGCGTAAATCAGCGCGTCGACGTTCGAGCGGGCGAGGGGCGGGATGAAGAGTGTCGGACATCCGTGGAGATCTGCTCTGCgtcgtggagagaaggccggcgagaagaaaaaggtgGAGATCTCCAggggggagacagagcagaagcgCCAGAGGGTCGATCTGTCGGTATGTCTGgccgacgcagagacgaagaaacactCAGAACGCAAAAAGTGGAGGAGGGCGACCTGCGACAGCTGAGAAGGAGAGCCGAGAAGGGAGACCCGCGGTCGTATGTACCGTCGCTGCGGTACGGCTTTCTATGCGAGCCCGGGGAAATCGAAGAATCCGCAAAGCTTCCTCGAGATGTCGACTTACACAGCGACTCAGACTTCTGCACAGGTTCGTTATGTCTTTCTTTGTCAAGCACATTCACCTCGTTGCCCAACTGCTTTCACCTTTATCTTGTCAGTTGTCGTTTCTCCgttcctgttctcttctctccttcgtcgtcaCTTCTTTGTCcgtgttctcttctccgtgaCTCTTCCCTGCTCCGTTCATGTCATATCTTCTGTTCCTGTTCCCTTCATGTTTCGGCTTCTCCGTCCCTCTTCATTCGTCGAGTGaggtcttcctctgcgttctctttgTCTGCCAGACAACGAGgcggacgacgaagaagagcgccaAGTACTTCTGGGCGTCTCGCCGTCTTGGGCCATGGGCACTGGAGGCGCTGCTCACTCGCctgcttcgacttctgtcgttgatacttcttctctctcctctccagagcaggagcgaggcgagagtgccagagaagagaacggcgtCCTCACGCTCTCTTCGGATCCATTGAAGtccgaagaaaagcagaatcTCCCGgctcctgtgtcttctgaAGGCTCCCGGCGTGGGCGCGCCTCAggttcttctgcgtctgcactCCGCAGCGCGACAGCAacggcaggagagacagaagaacagatCCTCTCGACAGTCGAGGCGCTCGTTCAACTCAGCCGAAAACTCACCTTCAACGTCAAAATTCCCGGCATCGGGTTTCACAAAGGCGTCGAAAGTTGGGTTTGCATGTGGAAAGATTTCGAAGGAaggtgaggagaagaaaaacgtgcGGATTCTACGGTGCAAGTcatagacagagagaaagaggaagaaagataAAGTATGGGCAATCGACGGTGAAAGTTCTACCTTCGAGTCTATACTCATGCGGGTGTGAAAGGGATGCACCTACTCATCTAAAATCAgggatatatacatatatatatatatatacgtatgtatcccgctaaataaataaatatatagatatagatatatgtgtatacatgtgtgtgtagatGTGGAGGTGTGTGGGGGCCAAGTTTGTTTCGACGGTTAGAGATAGAGAGGCATGAAAATGAAAGGAAAGGAAGTGAGGGTCTTCGCTTGGATGGGTGGCAGCAGGTGTCTTTCGGTTGTTATGAAAGGAGGGAtgtgaaggagacaaaaatGTCGCCCTGCGAGAAGACATGCTGGTCTTTGACTCTGTGAGGAGATGTGGTGCATGTGTTCTGTATcttggtgtctcctcgccgttgcttttttctttcttctttcgcttcacTCTCTTGTTTGGTCTGTTTTCTGCCCTCTGCAGATCCGTCAGTCGGTACTTCCGATGTGCGCGCTTCGGCTTTCGACGCAGCTACCGAatgagtgtatgtacactgcTTCGCCATGGTACGCCATCGGCAGTCAACAAGGCGCTGGTGGCGCTGAAGGAAATAAAACGACGCCGCCGCGAGTGTCGCCGCTCTCTggaggaaggacgagaggTGTGGGACTCCAAGTTTCAGGTgaggggagacggagagacagacgaagtTCCAGAGAAGCGCAAAAGTCGAGGCCTAGGAGCCTGTcgacgaggagggagaacagagCGCGGAAAAGCAGGGCACCGTGTAGAGACACCCCACAACTTCGGcgcgggagacgcagaggccgaGGCAGCCGACGGAGACCGCAGGGAGCGGGAcaaggagacacaaagactcaaagacgaggaacgccTTGAACAGGAAACCGCGGACCACGCTGGCAGTGCTGCGGCTTTTGTcggcgagagacaaagacgcagaacagctcgacgaggaggaggagaagaggtgAAAAGCGCCGAGGTTGAGGgccaggagagacaagacgaggaagaagc includes these proteins:
- the AP2V2 gene encoding AP2 domain transcription factor AP2V-2 (encoded by transcript TGME49_285895): MTVTRDLQSSLPEEANRAATRLRHPQNDGGAGFWASVPREGEKENCVVLQHSRLVKRENTEEAEQEEKREPSCRQQNDMVDLSSGGPCAVVPPCPRTGQSQEAREEETRQTSTRSGGGSASGSSSPCGSARTDCGGDAGEQLSSGRRLLKSLDRAEEAGTGASTEAENPACRARSEESLQKAFSPSSGPASWLEGDAECRDTARAGRGQAVHSGSTGATRHDQPQASGKVEGEEQGGNESVATQDEGEATSEKEIEGEAGRAAEEGNDAPEGNKRETASPSSPRVSLQAYEGVWRGNNQHDTVLICFSDDGGENAADACDHPIPSLSSSAVSLASSGPQSSSCSFSSTASDSVNHLLPPLSSCPSFSPSSSSLTASSPTSPSSLSSEASSVSRVCFSSLVCSSSTLSASPAAEPSRSASAPASPPSSSSSSSSSSPRSLSCSLSSASWLSADLSRRDGETRCGFDLQPTLPEEGVAHRTRRTRASLFPSSDFLSAAEDFPAPHSALSSVECGGPKLERSDGVDFTVARKRGRTRGEKKPRRDLRSDGADGTELLSEWDNVIYRCREAALEREKRRGAFGPAPLASRLLRQPPGASLLPLVALWSTLDELGREEVRARRPAHSRAEGEERSGDRENAKEACGVHLVEDEDRGQPGERDARRPAQMPGGQERRNEEGEGEWKGRKGRAEDQREGTQRLRPERNASFASPPPLVTDSVCLSSARQHHVEERSEIREREIWSHAGQNNQLGSTCENTEGIGESETRTQVASAGWVQGTEGREARPDTPSASALLDSSSQLSLNEVPSSVSVSSSVEFDSSSSASPSVTVGVPLEGNGTTPAADSRCEDTEAHHVDLCHPSQSRQNAASLGQIAEVTEPEAPPLLAPSSLSSSPSLSSLSFPSLSHSSSLPLHASAVSSVPLSVSVNCGEEPSSPESPLPAAPGEAGGDREEAYRPTVSPEREQEAGEDVGSAEARRRSEAQLSVPIVPLSRPIRETKQVEAQLSLLHRLLLRVASSQTLSGMPPPSLSPLSSPALSLELPACRVARKDKEGKRRGGAPRRPRKRLKTDAPPARGSLQDSEEAANKTRLECGRGKPGDSEREDAQSEARRERETRGADMEPVREKLERAALGKREANRTVALASIRYIRQRVEDALARVRLVFEMNTAMKETKTKEDRGCAKLREGANEAPEANEVTAEQREDIQMRTQGDRSREEGYAGEERETGADPSQEGEMPGEEQGESARMQRKVEPVEGNDERENSGDTRESGVARRPISTDSSKGENNELPQTRRNSGSDSPDAGGAPTLPLSSAEMGVSSSNSDSLSSPSSVSASLASSCPSSLSLAVTCPSSVSSSLHFSLPLSEPTTSAATGGCGATQERPGEKATLSPCSEQPTETATRSLDREVRQLYHLLTDGANRRLARLALLREALDGVSLFIEDLRAEFPDLYLDSIRRSLSPPKAGQTFFSRELQFLEESGDLFREAERQEKEVEDGSEEREESETKGKKEMEEDKVVEGWRRSPRRLHAKRGSEEKPTHETQAGASSPSYDASLSSDASSRLGSSSASFSFSGGSSNPVPVQSVSLPSGCRMPSPSSPSCASSSRTPGEFPFQSPQDVSDLFSPSSFSCSASLSERLKRSVGMTPGPALSAWLRRTSCSPLSSSSSPSSSPLSSPCSPSSSSSPSLSSSSSSSPSSPISSSFPGFDGSRLTWRDWAEDPLHGPRSRTDSCRVERMMVAYHSSLLEATRESAYQLLASSLVSQDPSFLRQESPPARRPRSVSSASSRSVFSPPSRFPFAVSASASLPASYPFSSPVPSFSPRALSMSPSGPVRPVKSDRWWTTLQVHAESGGKRRADRGALPYFFDPFCPPSLLYSLRRWDPPAYAASQPSVLPPLSEVSGRPVVRPASSSTSSSSASAPVTACCADEEAQTASLRLHLSRFIPRWCLHSSHQNPLACGERRAGIASRSSSQRREEGKSRGRSECVPSAASPVPSLSAGVPSSSTASSSPAAGGDKEKSKEADEVDLYEGCERVRGVAFCRTTKYWVCSKMENGKQKCRYFSTKQFGFDGARRHAILQRHEWKRDVRPELLAALQASSPASSSCSSSSSSGAGSSSASKVKADGRADDGGREREEREEEGQGGGSPSRREERSERGDTPEETVKKRRRGEDEEAVRRTRGTRASPRWQHRAPLLSLSPELPLGNEGQGETKRRTRADAATAEKTWKSLEEEPADCRRRRCASPFSSPSPSHSRSPPLSTASSLSGSTSEAVLRGDTQEDTQGDTHGDTRGDTQGDTQGDTQGDTQGDAKAARAGSLASLSSPSSSGSLGSSALPSVSSSFLSSRQLRLTRRVNQRVDVRAGEGRDEECRTSVEICSASWREGRREEKGGDLQGGDRAEAPEGRSVGMSGRRRDEETLRTQKVEEGDLRQLRRRAEKGDPRSYVPSLRYGFLCEPGEIEESAKLPRDVDLHSDSDFCTDNEADDEEERQVLLGVSPSWAMGTGGAAHSPASTSVVDTSSLSSPEQERGESAREENGVLTLSSDPLKSEEKQNLPAPVSSEGSRRGRASGSSASALRSATATAGETEEQILSTVEALVQLSRKLTFNVKIPGIGFHKGVESWVCMWKDFEGRSVSRYFRCARFGFRRSYRMSVCTLLRHGTPSAVNKALVALKEIKRRRRECRRSLEEGREVWDSKFQVRGDGETDEVPEKRKSRGLGACRRGGRTERGKAGHRVETPHNFGAGDAEAEAADGDRRERDKETQRLKDEERLEQETADHAGSAAAFVGERQRRRTARRGGGEEVKSAEVEGQERQDEEEAGRENAGGGQVKEKVPEEELAVPDARKAHREPGTKREEAEAEGEGERKSDPDVAKSSRKREQQKQREELESLPVAERRCQEEEQKGGATEGEENKESGVRAHTEGSGRAEGNMCDQEETKAHGTKAEGRSEQAEVKRGDRGDGSEDTPGGEKASGRLERVETNGREGKRGAKEGSKEAGEEENLARLDVVSRERILNETSTDASSKRDESARRSWTEPNAGGSVETEASSKESAAPRVEFRLRRRRTTETRTASGETERALARGRGVNESGPTERFGKRERRRTAKAEAALKEGEEKMKRRRRDACWMGLLQRDEEDEFQRALKRGRRSRPRGEEKGTEEVAWREAPAENAEANAGGDLLPVESRNGSGEQADHVSASARTTLRLGSSQLSNDDFSLNSSSSSPSMCSSFSSSSDSVSPSSLSSASSRPPSSPFREVSGPLSPSAASLSSSSPFSSASSRRPVPFSAISPSSASDLSTQTAASISQSTALDLSPQGEHRETSASPRLPSLSPSSPSPLPPARAPLRVPLGAAPIHSPSKKPADQQPGDLRAVTDSRPSSGLGGVTKHLQRRKKAVANVHWMKTKTKLSGKRRTSRMQG